One stretch of Brevibacillus laterosporus DNA includes these proteins:
- the ypdA gene encoding YpdA family putative bacillithiol disulfide reductase yields the protein MEEIIIIGAGPCGLSAAVALKKRGINPLVLDKGSLVHSIYRYPTYMIFHSTPELLEIGQVPFTTPNEKPTRLEALHYYRMVAKRHDIRIQTYEEVGKVEKVDQHFVVSSTDRFGSAKRYETKRVVIATGYFDNPNRLGVHGEDLPKVCSFYTEAHPYAGMEVAIVGGNNSAVDAAMDLERAGAQVTVICRSEQISSRVKAWTRPLFESLCDKGRIKVYYSSEIKEITDRMLTVEKPEGITQISNDFVFSLIGYRPDRHMLQALGVEFHQETGAPVFDPSTMETNVPGVFVAGVIVSALHANEIFIENGRFHGEVLAESLTKQMVK from the coding sequence ATGGAGGAAATCATTATTATTGGAGCTGGCCCCTGTGGTTTGTCAGCGGCTGTAGCATTAAAAAAACGCGGAATCAATCCGCTCGTATTGGATAAAGGAAGCTTAGTACATTCTATCTATCGATATCCCACCTATATGATTTTTCATAGTACACCGGAGCTGTTAGAAATTGGGCAGGTTCCCTTTACCACCCCGAATGAAAAACCTACGCGCTTGGAGGCTTTGCATTACTATCGCATGGTAGCTAAGCGTCATGATATTCGTATTCAGACCTATGAAGAAGTGGGAAAGGTTGAAAAAGTCGACCAACATTTTGTTGTGTCTAGCACAGATCGCTTTGGGTCTGCCAAGCGTTATGAAACAAAGCGTGTCGTGATAGCAACAGGTTATTTTGACAATCCAAACCGTTTAGGCGTTCACGGAGAGGATTTGCCAAAGGTATGTTCCTTTTATACAGAAGCCCATCCCTATGCGGGAATGGAAGTAGCCATCGTAGGCGGAAATAACTCTGCTGTAGATGCAGCTATGGATTTAGAACGGGCAGGGGCTCAAGTGACGGTGATCTGTCGTAGTGAGCAGATTTCTTCTCGAGTGAAAGCATGGACTCGTCCATTGTTTGAAAGCTTGTGTGATAAAGGACGTATAAAGGTATACTATTCTTCTGAGATAAAAGAGATTACGGATAGAATGCTGACGGTAGAAAAACCAGAGGGGATTACCCAAATTTCTAACGATTTTGTGTTTAGTTTAATTGGGTACCGACCTGATCGTCACATGTTGCAAGCATTGGGAGTGGAGTTTCATCAGGAAACAGGAGCACCGGTGTTTGATCCATCGACTATGGAAACCAACGTTCCGGGTGTATTTGTTGCTGGGGTAATTGTCTCTGCTTTGCACGCTAATGAAATTTTCATTGAAAACGGCAGGTTCCATGGTGAGGTGCTCGCAGAGAGTTTGACTAAACAAATGGTGAAATAA
- a CDS encoding VOC family protein codes for MKNWVQFRIARPTDKFEEVIAFYETGLSLKRVGSFENHEGYDGIMFGLPDVEYHLEFTKHVNGSPCPAPTKDNLLVFYMPDKNEINNITNRLHSMGYYEVEPENPYWKEKGTTIEDPDGWRIVLMNAAE; via the coding sequence ATGAAAAATTGGGTTCAGTTTAGAATAGCAAGGCCGACAGATAAATTTGAAGAGGTTATAGCGTTTTATGAAACAGGTTTAAGCTTAAAACGTGTAGGTAGTTTTGAAAATCATGAAGGATACGATGGAATCATGTTTGGGTTACCTGATGTAGAATATCATTTAGAATTTACGAAGCATGTTAACGGAAGCCCTTGCCCTGCTCCAACGAAAGATAATCTACTTGTGTTTTATATGCCTGATAAAAATGAAATTAACAACATTACTAATAGACTACATTCAATGGGCTATTACGAAGTTGAACCAGAGAATCCTTATTGGAAAGAAAAAGGCACTACCATAGAAGATCCTGATGGATGGAGAATTGTATTAATGAATGCAGCGGAGTAG
- a CDS encoding NAD-dependent epimerase/dehydratase family protein — MVVVIFLFRVFYMIIRIPELIRRGHQVTLLDNLYTGSFSHHSSLFACCKIVEDSVTNAEVVDQLISNADGVFHLAAILGVRTTMTRPVELIDTNLQGTRNVLNSAEKYGVKVVFASTSEVYGKGQPPFTEESDRLYGFTRLLSRLRD, encoded by the coding sequence ATGGTAGTTGTTATCTTTTTATTTAGGGTATTCTACATGATAATCCGAATACCCGAATTAATAAGACGTGGACATCAGGTTACGTTATTAGACAATTTATATACGGGTTCCTTTTCCCATCATTCATCCCTGTTTGCATGTTGTAAAATCGTGGAAGACAGCGTTACGAATGCTGAAGTGGTAGATCAATTAATTTCTAATGCAGATGGTGTATTTCATCTTGCTGCCATTTTAGGTGTGAGAACAACAATGACACGTCCAGTAGAACTCATCGATACCAACCTTCAAGGGACTCGTAATGTTCTGAATTCAGCAGAAAAATACGGAGTCAAAGTGGTATTTGCTTCTACTTCTGAAGTGTATGGGAAAGGGCAACCACCGTTTACGGAGGAGTCGGATCGTTTATATGGTTTTACCAGATTATTGTCAAGACTGCGAGATTAA
- a CDS encoding MerR family transcriptional regulator, with the protein MDMKVKEVAELVGVSIRTLHHYDQIGLLTPKETTDSGYRLYSEENLEKLQQILFFKELGFSLKEIKKIINSPSFNQQEALILQRKMLIEKRHRVDKMIETIDKTIKFMMGEIQMTNEERFEGINFRHNQYEQEARQRWGNQPVDETYAKLEGMTKDEQKGLSEKWDMIFNKLALLRGQSPKSQEVQATIKEWYDFLNKNFGKYSLDAFYGLGQLYIDDERFTKNIDQYSEGLAKFMSDAMEVFTVNQK; encoded by the coding sequence ATGGATATGAAAGTGAAAGAAGTAGCTGAATTGGTTGGTGTTAGTATCCGTACACTACATCATTATGATCAGATTGGATTATTGACTCCAAAAGAAACCACCGATTCTGGTTATCGGCTTTATTCGGAAGAAAATCTTGAAAAGTTACAACAAATTTTATTTTTCAAGGAGCTTGGTTTCTCCCTAAAAGAAATTAAAAAGATTATCAATAGTCCTTCGTTTAATCAACAGGAAGCGTTAATCTTACAACGGAAAATGTTGATCGAGAAACGGCATAGAGTAGATAAAATGATTGAAACCATTGATAAAACGATCAAATTTATGATGGGAGAAATTCAAATGACGAACGAAGAGCGGTTTGAGGGGATTAACTTTAGGCACAACCAATATGAACAAGAAGCTCGTCAGCGTTGGGGAAATCAACCTGTCGATGAGACATATGCAAAATTAGAGGGCATGACTAAAGATGAACAAAAAGGTTTATCTGAAAAGTGGGATATGATTTTCAATAAACTTGCACTCCTTCGTGGTCAATCTCCCAAATCTCAAGAAGTACAAGCGACAATCAAAGAATGGTATGACTTTTTAAACAAAAACTTTGGTAAATATTCTCTTGATGCCTTTTATGGATTAGGTCAACTATATATTGACGATGAACGCTTTACAAAAAACATTGATCAGTATAGTGAAGGATTGGCGAAATTCATGAGTGATGCGATGGAAGTCTTTACAGTAAATCAAAAATAA
- a CDS encoding NAD-dependent epimerase/dehydratase family protein — translation MKTTGKRYVVTGGAGFIGSHLSEELMGNRKIVWKKG, via the coding sequence ATGAAAACAACAGGAAAACGATATGTAGTTACTGGCGGAGCAGGATTTATCGGCTCCCACTTATCAGAAGAATTAATGGGTAATCGGAAAATAGTGTGGAAGAAGGGTTAA
- the deoD gene encoding purine-nucleoside phosphorylase, translated as MSVHIEAKEGQIAESILLPGDPLRAKYIAETFLENPECFNNVRGMLGFTGTYKGKRVSVMGTGMGVPSISIYVHELINSYGVKNLVRVGTCGAIQKDVKVRDVIIAMSSSSDSAVNKVRFNDIDYAPTANFDLLKKAYDVATKRNMPTRVGNVFTSDSFYNDDATRMPKLAEYGVLAVEMETTALYTIAAKFGARALSVLTVSDHILTGEETTAMERQTTFNQMIEVALEAIIAEA; from the coding sequence ATGAGTGTACATATCGAAGCTAAAGAAGGCCAAATCGCAGAATCAATCTTATTACCAGGAGACCCGTTGCGTGCCAAATACATTGCTGAAACATTCTTGGAAAACCCAGAGTGCTTTAATAATGTTCGCGGTATGCTAGGATTTACAGGTACTTATAAAGGAAAACGCGTTTCTGTTATGGGAACGGGAATGGGCGTACCATCCATTTCTATCTATGTTCACGAATTAATTAATTCGTATGGTGTGAAAAATTTGGTTCGTGTAGGTACATGCGGTGCGATCCAAAAAGACGTAAAAGTAAGAGATGTCATCATTGCGATGTCTTCTTCTTCTGACTCTGCCGTTAACAAAGTACGTTTTAACGATATCGATTATGCACCAACAGCTAATTTCGATTTGTTGAAAAAAGCGTATGATGTAGCGACAAAACGTAACATGCCAACAAGAGTAGGTAACGTATTTACAAGTGATTCGTTCTACAATGATGATGCGACTCGTATGCCGAAATTGGCAGAATATGGAGTGTTAGCAGTTGAAATGGAAACGACTGCGCTATACACGATCGCAGCTAAATTTGGAGCGCGTGCGTTGTCAGTTCTTACAGTAAGTGATCATATTTTGACAGGTGAAGAAACGACAGCTATGGAACGTCAAACCACCTTTAACCAAATGATTGAAGTTGCGTTGGAAGCAATTATTGCTGAAGCGTAA
- a CDS encoding LD-carboxypeptidase — protein sequence MNKGRTLRAGDCVGLTAPASPIEGGRLEIAIQAVEAMGLRVKVGPSSYRSFGGYLSDTPENRVCELEAMFCDPDVNAIWCLRGGYGTPQLLDLIDYSIIVKNPKLFIGYSDITALHTAFMQEACLATLHGPMAAVEPINGFDPLSKEYMERVLFRTEPLGEIVNPLNEAIHCLVPGEASGIIVGGNLSLICTTLGTAYELDTTDKILFLEDVGEEPYQVDRMLTQLALAGKFSDANAIVLGSWEACLPKEGKESFTVEEIIERIIVPFQKPTLANIQIGHDPTNLPLPLGVRGTVIAHAGILRVEESLTKES from the coding sequence ATGAATAAAGGACGCACATTGCGAGCTGGAGATTGTGTGGGGTTAACAGCTCCAGCAAGTCCGATAGAAGGGGGGCGCTTAGAGATAGCAATACAAGCGGTAGAAGCAATGGGCTTACGTGTAAAGGTAGGACCTAGTAGCTATCGATCCTTTGGTGGGTATCTGAGTGATACACCAGAAAATAGGGTGTGTGAACTGGAAGCAATGTTTTGCGATCCAGATGTGAATGCGATTTGGTGCCTGCGTGGAGGATATGGTACACCACAACTTTTAGATCTAATAGACTACTCCATTATCGTGAAGAACCCAAAGTTATTTATTGGCTATAGTGACATTACAGCACTGCATACAGCTTTTATGCAAGAAGCTTGCTTAGCGACACTACATGGACCGATGGCAGCCGTAGAACCAATTAATGGTTTTGATCCTCTATCAAAAGAGTATATGGAAAGAGTATTATTTCGTACAGAGCCATTGGGAGAGATCGTGAATCCATTGAATGAAGCAATTCATTGCCTCGTGCCTGGTGAAGCATCTGGTATTATTGTTGGAGGTAATCTAAGCTTGATTTGTACAACGTTAGGGACAGCATATGAGCTTGATACAACCGATAAAATTTTGTTTTTGGAAGATGTAGGCGAGGAGCCGTATCAAGTGGATCGTATGCTAACTCAGCTAGCTTTGGCAGGAAAATTCTCTGATGCAAATGCTATCGTATTAGGGTCATGGGAGGCTTGTTTACCAAAAGAGGGGAAAGAGAGCTTTACAGTGGAGGAAATCATAGAACGAATTATTGTTCCCTTTCAAAAACCTACTTTAGCCAATATACAAATTGGTCACGATCCCACCAATCTCCCCTTGCCATTAGGTGTCAGAGGAACGGTCATCGCTCATGCGGGAATACTGCGAGTGGAAGAAAGTCTTACGAAGGAATCATGA
- a CDS encoding PAS domain S-box protein, translating into MQTELATFSFLMNQVKDIIFLIKVTAEHQLVVLQVNEAFLEATGYEYHEVVGKKVHAFLKEESMLFSVDKCKEAIQQQSTVEYEESLNAPLGTYTYEVALHPIKQASSTQFVVGIVRNITERKLVEERLCKSEKLWVVSQLSAAIAHELRNPLTSLKGFLKLMQKQTENKDERIKKYLQIMSGEFERIEQIVDGFMQLSLPEPIKSECMSLPCLLEEAIQLFYEENQRLISDIQIDFHFYGEIPLVCCDRDLMKRVVVHLLMNAAESMPDGGDIFLTLYVNELEVCIAVVDEGIGIEEERLHRLGEPFYSTKEKGTGLGLTMCYQVVKQHQGRIMIHSQENEGTIVTIALPIGPF; encoded by the coding sequence ATGCAGACTGAGTTGGCCACGTTTTCATTTCTGATGAACCAAGTAAAAGACATTATCTTCTTGATAAAAGTAACAGCAGAACATCAATTAGTTGTATTGCAAGTAAATGAAGCCTTTTTGGAAGCTACTGGTTATGAGTACCATGAAGTTGTTGGGAAAAAAGTACACGCATTCCTCAAGGAAGAATCAATGCTGTTTTCTGTAGATAAATGTAAGGAAGCCATCCAACAACAATCCACAGTCGAATATGAAGAGAGCTTGAATGCTCCGCTGGGTACATATACGTACGAAGTTGCCCTACACCCCATTAAGCAAGCAAGCTCAACTCAGTTTGTGGTAGGGATTGTGCGTAACATCACAGAACGGAAATTGGTTGAAGAAAGACTGTGCAAGTCCGAGAAGCTATGGGTAGTAAGTCAACTTTCTGCTGCGATTGCTCACGAGTTACGTAATCCTTTAACTTCCTTAAAAGGTTTTCTTAAATTAATGCAAAAGCAAACTGAAAATAAGGATGAGAGGATAAAGAAATACTTACAGATCATGTCGGGAGAATTTGAGCGAATTGAACAGATTGTGGATGGGTTTATGCAGTTGTCTTTGCCTGAACCAATAAAAAGTGAATGTATGTCCCTTCCATGTCTTCTGGAGGAAGCCATTCAACTATTTTATGAAGAAAATCAAAGACTAATTTCAGATATTCAGATTGATTTTCATTTCTATGGAGAAATCCCTTTGGTTTGTTGCGATCGTGATTTGATGAAGCGGGTAGTAGTTCACTTGCTCATGAACGCTGCAGAGTCGATGCCTGATGGAGGAGATATTTTTCTGACGTTGTATGTAAACGAGTTAGAGGTATGCATAGCGGTGGTTGATGAAGGTATCGGAATTGAAGAGGAACGTTTACATCGGTTAGGAGAACCTTTTTATTCAACGAAAGAAAAAGGAACAGGCTTGGGACTCACTATGTGCTATCAAGTCGTTAAACAACATCAAGGAAGAATTATGATCCATAGTCAGGAAAACGAGGGAACAATTGTCACGATTGCCCTTCCTATCGGTCCATTTTAA
- a CDS encoding DUF2203 family protein — protein sequence MSKKYFSLEEANEYVPFLEKELLFLRDQKREISEKYHRLQIVKSHVDHIGFHEYADHEVFELECQLEFLHMEYTMHAKAIEMHGMQVKEVELGLVDFPAILDGVEVYLCWKLGEGSVSHYHGMEEGYLGRRKIS from the coding sequence ATGAGTAAAAAATACTTTAGTCTAGAAGAAGCGAATGAATATGTCCCGTTTCTGGAAAAAGAGCTCCTTTTTTTACGAGATCAAAAGCGTGAAATTTCAGAGAAATATCATCGCCTACAAATTGTTAAAAGTCATGTTGACCATATTGGGTTTCATGAGTATGCCGATCATGAGGTTTTCGAATTAGAATGTCAGTTGGAATTTTTGCATATGGAGTATACAATGCATGCTAAAGCGATTGAAATGCATGGCATGCAAGTTAAAGAGGTAGAACTTGGGTTAGTAGATTTTCCAGCTATTTTAGACGGAGTAGAGGTATATCTCTGTTGGAAGTTGGGAGAGGGGAGTGTTTCTCATTATCATGGAATGGAAGAAGGATATCTAGGTAGAAGAAAAATTTCGTAA
- a CDS encoding sprT domain-containing protein produces MNSKQKPTALMLKYLYAHLFVVDPTRELMLEKLSYQDVYELIQQIKRFTKEKQQSLSSSTSFQEHVIWRIDTSSSEELYQIGNKLSLQYFGRPCKVPIEWDKSVKDAAGRFIFERTHQKPIKIVQSLWQYTQFGAQHVIATLKHELAHYHLCLQKKPFADGAPEFVAECRRIGAPLFAVKMLEGYQTYCSVCSAKAEVLKKPRKKDKSPCCKADLVFKEYIIRLPDGRIVQVEV; encoded by the coding sequence ATGAATAGTAAACAAAAACCAACCGCCCTCATGTTAAAATATTTGTACGCACATTTATTTGTTGTGGATCCAACACGCGAACTAATGCTAGAGAAACTTTCCTATCAGGACGTCTACGAGTTGATTCAACAAATCAAACGGTTCACAAAAGAGAAACAACAGTCTTTATCATCTTCTACTAGCTTTCAAGAGCATGTCATTTGGCGTATTGACACCTCATCTTCAGAGGAATTGTATCAGATTGGCAATAAACTAAGCCTTCAGTATTTTGGTCGCCCATGTAAAGTTCCTATTGAATGGGATAAATCGGTAAAGGATGCTGCAGGACGATTTATATTTGAGCGAACACACCAAAAGCCCATTAAAATTGTACAAAGCCTGTGGCAATACACCCAATTTGGTGCCCAGCATGTCATAGCTACTTTAAAGCATGAACTCGCCCATTACCACCTATGCTTGCAAAAAAAGCCCTTTGCAGATGGGGCACCAGAGTTCGTAGCAGAATGTAGACGAATAGGTGCTCCGCTGTTCGCGGTTAAAATGTTGGAAGGGTATCAGACATACTGTTCCGTGTGTAGCGCTAAGGCTGAGGTTTTGAAAAAACCGCGAAAAAAGGATAAAAGTCCATGTTGTAAAGCAGATCTCGTATTTAAAGAGTATATCATCCGTTTGCCTGATGGACGAATTGTCCAAGTAGAAGTGTAA
- a CDS encoding M3 family oligoendopeptidase, with translation MLKFKDFPYERISMSQMKGEFTEQLNNFTETSSYEQEEAAITAILALQRKFLTAWSTASNRFSINTEDEFYQAEQEFYDEQVPYFDEWKNEYYRSILHSRHRENHEEKWGKVYFALAEKQMSTFSPDILHDLQEENKYCSEYVKLIASAKVEFDGQEISLPQLGPYQQSTDRDTRKKAMETKYQYLKDHEEELDQIFDKLVQIRTTIAHKLGFPSFVELGYARMQRIDYNKEMVNVFREQVKEQIVPAVNRLKERQRQHIGVSTLTYYDDPLLFPTGNPVPKGDPEWILENGKKMYEELSPETNEFFKMMLDRGLFDVYSRKGKVTGGYCDYFQEQQVPFILANFNGTSHDVIVLTHEVGHAFQAYTSRHIPMPECIFPTSESAEIHSMSMEFLTWPWMALFFKEDAEKFKYEHVHDSLSSILYICMVDEFQHFVYENHTASVEERKQAWRQLERKYRPYYNFEENDYLERGNYWHQQRHIFRFPFYYIDYGLAQICAFQFWQLANKDREHAWENYLRICEVGGSKSFTEIVELAELRSPFKEGCLDSVVKDIVDWLEQADYENM, from the coding sequence ATGTTAAAATTTAAGGATTTTCCGTATGAACGAATTAGTATGTCACAAATGAAAGGTGAATTTACTGAACAATTAAATAATTTCACAGAAACGAGTAGCTATGAACAAGAAGAAGCAGCCATAACCGCCATTCTTGCCCTGCAACGTAAGTTTCTTACAGCATGGAGCACTGCAAGCAACCGGTTTTCAATTAATACGGAAGATGAATTTTATCAGGCAGAACAGGAATTTTACGATGAGCAGGTTCCATACTTTGATGAGTGGAAGAACGAGTATTATCGTTCTATTTTACATTCGCGTCACAGAGAAAATCATGAGGAAAAGTGGGGAAAGGTTTATTTTGCATTGGCAGAAAAGCAAATGAGCACCTTCTCTCCAGATATTTTGCATGATCTACAGGAGGAGAACAAATATTGCAGTGAATATGTAAAATTAATAGCAAGTGCCAAGGTTGAATTTGACGGTCAGGAAATATCCTTGCCACAGCTAGGTCCTTATCAACAATCGACTGATCGAGATACCCGTAAAAAAGCCATGGAAACGAAATATCAATATTTAAAAGATCATGAAGAAGAACTAGATCAAATTTTCGACAAGCTTGTCCAGATTAGAACGACCATTGCCCACAAATTAGGGTTTCCTTCTTTTGTGGAGTTAGGTTATGCTCGTATGCAAAGAATTGATTATAACAAAGAGATGGTTAACGTATTTCGTGAACAAGTGAAAGAGCAGATTGTTCCGGCCGTGAATCGTCTCAAAGAACGCCAACGCCAACATATCGGTGTATCTACTCTTACTTATTATGATGATCCTTTGTTATTTCCTACTGGGAATCCAGTTCCAAAGGGTGATCCAGAGTGGATTTTAGAAAACGGAAAAAAGATGTATGAAGAGCTATCACCTGAGACGAACGAATTTTTCAAAATGATGCTAGATAGAGGTTTATTTGATGTATATAGTAGAAAAGGCAAAGTGACAGGTGGCTACTGCGATTATTTTCAGGAGCAACAAGTTCCATTTATCCTTGCCAACTTCAATGGTACTTCTCACGATGTTATAGTACTTACACATGAGGTTGGTCATGCCTTCCAAGCTTACACAAGCAGACATATTCCTATGCCAGAATGCATTTTCCCAACTAGTGAATCAGCTGAGATTCACTCCATGAGCATGGAATTTTTAACATGGCCATGGATGGCGCTCTTTTTTAAAGAAGACGCGGAGAAATTTAAATATGAGCATGTACATGATAGCCTCTCTTCTATTCTCTACATTTGTATGGTGGACGAATTTCAGCATTTTGTTTACGAGAATCACACAGCAAGTGTAGAGGAGCGTAAACAGGCGTGGCGGCAGTTGGAACGAAAGTACCGCCCTTATTATAACTTTGAAGAGAATGATTATTTAGAGCGAGGTAACTACTGGCATCAACAACGCCATATCTTCAGGTTCCCATTCTATTATATTGACTACGGTCTTGCTCAAATTTGTGCCTTCCAGTTTTGGCAATTAGCTAATAAAGACCGGGAACATGCATGGGAAAATTACTTGCGCATTTGTGAGGTAGGGGGTAGCAAAAGCTTTACAGAGATAGTGGAGCTGGCGGAGTTGCGCTCTCCGTTTAAGGAAGGTTGTCTGGATTCAGTGGTTAAGGACATCGTAGACTGGTTAGAACAAGCGGATTATGAAAATATGTAG
- a CDS encoding BMP family ABC transporter substrate-binding protein: MTEQSKGFVYIIGALVIWLLLLLTFQFLLNMKQIQEFTRKSVAEHQIALILEGPTYDQAWNSAALQTMYKLQDKYHFDLEIVREVDRNKINKVATHLAESGYDLILGHGIVFSDPFTEVAVNYPKTRFVTLNGTATYPNQTAIQFDMEPAGYMIGKLATLMSKTKTVGFIVADMPNDKPLANGLKRGVMETDPSVKALVTFIPDYNDTEAAVKAARNLMNEHNADVIYSAGDSINLQVINEVQKRNVLAIGYISDQRFLAPNHVISSLVQDVQQIYTTLIEQYLQERLQSGTVLYGLNENVNCLGPYGKMVPISVQLEMNRTIEKLKRANAH; this comes from the coding sequence GTGACCGAACAATCCAAGGGTTTCGTCTACATTATTGGAGCTTTGGTAATCTGGTTACTTTTGCTCCTAACCTTTCAATTTCTACTAAATATGAAACAAATCCAAGAGTTCACACGAAAAAGTGTAGCGGAACATCAAATTGCTTTGATTCTAGAAGGTCCTACTTACGATCAAGCTTGGAATAGTGCAGCATTGCAGACCATGTATAAGCTGCAAGACAAATACCATTTTGATCTAGAGATCGTACGAGAAGTGGATAGAAATAAGATTAATAAAGTGGCGACCCATCTAGCGGAGTCAGGTTATGATTTAATTTTGGGTCATGGAATTGTTTTCTCAGATCCCTTTACAGAAGTAGCTGTAAATTATCCAAAAACACGTTTTGTTACACTTAATGGAACAGCCACTTATCCAAATCAGACGGCCATTCAATTTGATATGGAACCAGCTGGTTATATGATCGGTAAACTGGCTACCTTGATGTCCAAAACAAAAACGGTCGGTTTTATCGTTGCGGATATGCCAAATGATAAGCCACTTGCTAATGGATTGAAACGTGGCGTTATGGAAACAGATCCATCCGTAAAAGCTTTAGTCACATTTATTCCAGATTACAATGATACAGAAGCCGCAGTCAAAGCCGCTCGCAACTTGATGAATGAGCACAATGCTGATGTGATTTACTCTGCGGGAGATAGTATTAATTTACAAGTAATTAATGAGGTGCAAAAGCGAAATGTACTTGCTATCGGTTATATTAGTGACCAGCGTTTCTTAGCTCCTAATCACGTGATTTCTAGTTTGGTGCAGGACGTACAACAAATTTATACGACCCTCATTGAACAATATCTCCAAGAAAGGCTTCAGAGTGGTACTGTGCTATATGGACTTAATGAAAATGTCAACTGTTTAGGTCCTTATGGGAAAATGGTCCCTATTTCTGTCCAACTGGAGATGAATCGTACCATTGAAAAACTAAAACGAGCCAATGCCCATTGA